Proteins encoded by one window of Candidatus Zixiibacteriota bacterium:
- the ssb gene encoding single-stranded DNA-binding protein codes for MGVNKAILIGRLGKDPELKYTASGRPVTTFTLATTERWTNQEGQKQEQTTWHNIVAWGRPAEIMNEYLAKGREVYIEGRIVNRSYDDKDGNKRHISEIVVQNFQFIGSGREGGGQGGGERAPAAEDAAAPEGAAPAEDDLPF; via the coding sequence ATGGGAGTCAACAAAGCAATCCTCATCGGCCGCCTGGGCAAAGACCCGGAGCTCAAGTACACGGCCAGCGGTCGGCCGGTCACGACTTTCACCCTGGCCACCACCGAGCGGTGGACCAACCAGGAGGGCCAGAAACAGGAGCAGACCACCTGGCACAACATCGTGGCCTGGGGACGCCCCGCCGAGATTATGAACGAGTACCTCGCCAAGGGGCGCGAGGTCTATATCGAAGGGCGGATTGTCAACCGGTCCTACGATGACAAGGACGGCAACAAGCGGCACATCTCGGAAATCGTCGTACAGAACTTCCAGTTTATCGGCAGCGGCCGGGAGGGTGGCGGCCAGGGGGGCGGCGAGCGTGCCCCGGCCGCGGAAGACGCCGCGGCCCCCGAGGGAGCCGCACCCGCCGAGGACGACCTTCCGTTCTGA